The Streptomyces sp. RKAG293 genome includes a region encoding these proteins:
- a CDS encoding amino acid transporter encodes MATSDQAESGSGGRAPWRLRPWLLEGLADMGKQGSGAKAQAPGAHHGQRWWRVMCLTGLDYFSTLGYQPGIAALAAGLLSPLATVVLVAVTLAGALPVYRRVAEESPHGEGSIAMLERLLSFWKGKLFVLALLGFAATDFLITITLSAADATAHLVENPHFTSALHGHQMAITLVLVGLLGAVFLKGFTEAIGISVALVGVYLALNVVVAVVGLWHVIKAPHLITDWSSALTTEHGNPFAMIGLALLIFPKLALGLSGFETGVAVMPHIEGDAGDTEDRPTGRIRDAKKLLTTAAVIMSVFLIVTSVITTLLIPQEEFKAGGQANGRALAYLAHQYLGSAFGSVYDASTIAILWFAGASAMAGLLNLMPRYLPRYGMAPHWARAVRPMVLVFIAVAFLVTWIFNADVDAQSGAYATGVLVLITSAAVAVTIAARRAGQRGWTAGFATIALIFLYTTGANIVERPDGVKIGACFIAGIIAISLLSRIARAFELRVTDVVLDAAAERFVRDDATRKLRFIANEPDRRDEAEYHDKLQQIRADNDLPEDEDFVFVEVTVLDPSDFESEVKVTGELLHGRYRVLALESSTIPNALAALMLHVRDLTDRRPHIYFEWTEGNPFAQFLRFFLFGQGEVAPVTREVLREAEPDRDRRPRVHVG; translated from the coding sequence GTGGCCACCTCCGACCAGGCGGAATCCGGATCCGGGGGCCGGGCCCCGTGGCGTCTGCGTCCGTGGCTGCTCGAGGGCCTGGCGGACATGGGCAAGCAGGGGTCGGGGGCGAAGGCGCAGGCTCCCGGTGCGCACCACGGGCAGCGGTGGTGGCGGGTGATGTGCCTGACGGGGCTGGACTACTTCTCGACGCTGGGTTACCAGCCGGGTATCGCCGCCCTGGCGGCCGGTCTGCTGTCCCCGCTGGCCACGGTGGTGCTGGTGGCCGTGACTCTGGCGGGCGCACTGCCGGTGTACCGGCGGGTGGCGGAGGAGAGCCCGCACGGCGAGGGTTCGATCGCGATGCTGGAGCGGCTGTTGTCGTTCTGGAAGGGCAAGCTGTTCGTGCTGGCCCTGCTCGGCTTCGCCGCGACCGACTTCCTGATCACGATCACCCTGTCGGCGGCCGACGCCACCGCCCACCTGGTGGAGAACCCGCACTTCACCAGCGCTCTGCACGGCCACCAGATGGCCATCACCCTGGTGCTGGTCGGCCTGCTCGGCGCGGTGTTCCTCAAGGGATTCACCGAGGCCATCGGGATCTCGGTGGCGCTGGTGGGGGTCTACCTGGCACTGAACGTCGTGGTCGCGGTGGTGGGGCTGTGGCACGTGATCAAGGCGCCGCACCTGATCACCGACTGGTCGTCGGCGCTCACCACCGAACACGGCAACCCCTTCGCCATGATCGGTCTGGCCCTGCTGATCTTCCCGAAGCTCGCGCTGGGCCTGTCCGGATTCGAGACCGGCGTGGCCGTCATGCCCCACATCGAGGGTGATGCGGGCGACACCGAGGATCGGCCCACCGGGCGCATCCGGGATGCGAAGAAGCTGCTGACCACAGCCGCGGTGATCATGAGCGTCTTCCTCATCGTCACCAGCGTGATCACGACCCTGCTCATCCCGCAGGAGGAGTTCAAGGCCGGCGGACAGGCCAACGGACGGGCCTTGGCCTACCTGGCCCACCAGTACCTGGGCTCGGCCTTCGGCAGCGTCTACGACGCGTCCACCATCGCCATCCTGTGGTTCGCCGGCGCCTCGGCCATGGCCGGCCTGCTCAACCTGATGCCCCGCTACCTGCCGCGGTACGGCATGGCACCCCACTGGGCGCGCGCGGTGCGCCCCATGGTGCTGGTCTTCATCGCCGTCGCCTTCCTGGTGACCTGGATCTTCAACGCCGATGTGGACGCCCAGAGCGGCGCCTACGCCACCGGCGTCCTCGTCCTCATCACCTCCGCCGCGGTCGCCGTCACCATCGCCGCCCGGCGGGCCGGGCAACGCGGCTGGACGGCCGGCTTCGCCACCATCGCGCTGATCTTCCTGTACACGACAGGGGCGAACATCGTCGAGCGGCCCGACGGCGTGAAGATCGGCGCCTGCTTCATCGCGGGGATCATCGCCATCTCCCTGCTGTCCCGCATCGCCCGCGCCTTCGAACTGCGGGTCACCGACGTGGTCCTCGACGCGGCGGCCGAGCGCTTCGTACGCGATGACGCCACCCGCAAGCTCCGGTTCATCGCGAACGAACCGGACCGCCGCGACGAGGCCGAGTACCACGACAAACTCCAGCAGATCCGCGCCGACAACGACCTCCCCGAGGACGAGGACTTCGTCTTCGTCGAGGTCACCGTCCTCGACCCCTCCGATTTCGAGAGCGAGGTGAAGGTGACCGGCGAACTGCTGCACGGCCGCTACCGCGTACTCGCCCTGGAGAGCTCCACCATCCCCAACGCCCTCGCCGCGCTGATGCTGCACGTACGGGACCTCACCGACCGGCGGCCGCACATCTACTTCGAGTGGACCGAGGGCAACCCCTTCGCCCAGTTCCTGCGGTTCTTCCTCTTCGGACAGGGCGAGGTCGCACCCGTCACCCGCGAAGTA
- the kdpB gene encoding potassium-transporting ATPase subunit KdpB, with product MSFTAPEKASARDTPAPHRTEGPHRIAAGLMDPQQLISSFPEALRKLHPRVMVKNPVLFVVEIGASLTTLSAVFAATVFAWLITVWLWLTVVFANLAEAVAEGRGKAQAESLRRTRTETVARRLHRWHFGETDCPEDIVPSTELRPRDVVVVAAGEVIPGDGEVIIGIAAVDESAITGESAPVIRESGGDRSSVTGGTRVLSDRIIVRITSKPGGTFIDRMIALVEGAERKKTPNETALNILLASLTIVFLLVVVTLQPMAGYAHSAQSTVVLVALLVTLIPTTIGALLSAIGIAGMDRLVQRNVLAMSGRAVEAAGDVSTLLLDKTGTITFGNRQATAFVPAAGIEDRQFADVAQLSSLADETPEGRSVVVLAKERYRLRARDQGELPGARFMAFSAQTRMSGVDLADGRMIRKGAAAAVAAWVTGQGGTVEEGLDRVVAEISSSGGTPLLVAVYDGYGPRVLGVIHLKDVVKDGIRERFAQLRRMGIRTIMITGDNPRTAEAIAAEAGVDSFLAEATPEDKLALIKREQEGGNLVAMTGDGTNDAPALAQADVGVAMNTGTSAAKEAGNMVDLDSNPTKLIEIVEVGKQLLITRGALTTFSIVNDVAKYFAIIPAMFAGAYPGLDALNIMGLHSPTSAIASAIIFNALIIVALIPLALRGVRYTPSSASDLLRRNLMVYGLGGLVLPFIGIKLIDLLVQFIPGIG from the coding sequence ATGTCTTTCACGGCGCCTGAGAAGGCTTCCGCCCGCGACACCCCCGCACCGCACCGGACGGAGGGCCCGCACCGCATAGCCGCCGGGCTGATGGACCCTCAGCAACTGATCAGCTCTTTCCCGGAGGCGCTGCGGAAGCTGCACCCCCGGGTGATGGTGAAGAACCCGGTGCTGTTCGTCGTGGAGATCGGCGCGTCCCTCACCACCTTGTCCGCGGTCTTCGCGGCGACCGTGTTCGCCTGGCTGATCACCGTGTGGCTGTGGCTGACCGTGGTCTTCGCCAACCTCGCCGAAGCCGTCGCCGAAGGGCGGGGCAAGGCGCAGGCCGAATCGCTGCGCAGAACCCGTACGGAGACGGTCGCCCGCCGTCTGCACCGCTGGCACTTCGGGGAGACCGACTGCCCGGAGGACATCGTCCCGTCGACGGAACTACGGCCGCGGGACGTCGTGGTCGTCGCCGCAGGCGAGGTCATTCCCGGGGACGGCGAGGTCATCATCGGCATCGCCGCGGTCGACGAGTCCGCCATCACCGGTGAATCGGCCCCGGTCATCCGTGAATCCGGCGGCGACCGCTCGTCCGTCACCGGCGGCACCCGGGTGCTGTCCGACCGGATCATCGTGCGGATCACGTCGAAGCCGGGCGGCACGTTCATCGACCGGATGATCGCCCTGGTCGAGGGCGCGGAGCGCAAGAAGACCCCCAACGAGACGGCGCTGAACATCCTGCTCGCCTCGCTGACGATCGTCTTCCTGCTGGTCGTCGTCACCCTGCAGCCCATGGCCGGTTACGCGCACTCCGCCCAGTCCACGGTCGTGCTGGTCGCCCTGCTGGTGACCCTCATCCCGACGACGATCGGCGCGCTGCTGTCGGCGATCGGCATCGCGGGCATGGACCGGTTGGTGCAGCGCAACGTCCTGGCGATGTCCGGCCGGGCCGTCGAGGCGGCGGGCGACGTCTCGACCCTCCTGCTCGACAAGACCGGCACCATCACCTTCGGCAACCGGCAGGCCACCGCCTTCGTCCCCGCCGCCGGGATCGAGGACCGGCAGTTCGCGGACGTCGCCCAACTGTCCTCCTTGGCCGACGAGACCCCCGAGGGCCGGTCCGTCGTCGTCCTCGCGAAGGAGCGCTACCGGCTGCGCGCCCGCGACCAGGGCGAACTTCCCGGCGCGCGCTTCATGGCCTTCTCCGCGCAGACCCGGATGAGCGGTGTCGACCTGGCGGACGGACGCATGATCCGCAAGGGCGCCGCCGCCGCGGTGGCCGCCTGGGTCACCGGTCAGGGAGGCACGGTCGAGGAGGGCCTGGACCGCGTCGTCGCGGAGATCTCCTCATCGGGCGGTACCCCGCTGCTGGTCGCGGTGTACGACGGCTACGGGCCCCGCGTTCTGGGAGTCATCCACCTCAAGGACGTCGTCAAGGACGGCATCCGCGAGCGCTTCGCCCAACTGCGCCGGATGGGTATCAGGACCATCATGATCACCGGCGACAACCCCCGCACGGCCGAGGCCATCGCCGCGGAAGCCGGCGTGGACTCCTTCCTCGCCGAGGCCACTCCCGAGGACAAGCTGGCCCTGATCAAGCGCGAGCAGGAAGGCGGCAACCTGGTCGCGATGACGGGCGACGGCACCAACGACGCGCCGGCGCTCGCGCAGGCCGATGTGGGGGTGGCGATGAACACCGGTACCTCGGCCGCCAAGGAGGCCGGGAACATGGTGGACCTGGACTCCAACCCCACCAAGCTCATCGAGATCGTCGAGGTGGGCAAACAACTCCTCATCACCCGCGGTGCGTTGACCACCTTCTCCATCGTCAACGACGTCGCCAAGTACTTCGCGATCATCCCCGCCATGTTCGCCGGCGCCTACCCGGGCCTGGACGCCCTCAACATCATGGGCCTGCACAGCCCCACATCGGCGATCGCCTCAGCGATCATCTTCAACGCCCTGATCATCGTCGCCCTCATCCCCCTCGCCCTGCGCGGCGTCCGCTACACCCCCTCCTCCGCCTCCGACCTGCTGCGCCGCAACCTGATGGTGTACGGGCTCGGCGGCCTCGTCCTGCCCTTCATCGGCATCAAACTCATCGACCTGCTGGTCCAGTTCATCCCGGGCATCGGCTGA
- a CDS encoding Na+/H+ antiporter, giving the protein MRGVGTVLILVVLATVVATGARRWRIPAPSLLVVAGLVVALLPGTPEIRVTPEIIGLVVLPPLLYASAEELSLRELRAVWKPVSILAVGLVLASAAAVGAVACLLTPLTWQLALVLGAVLASTDPVAVTALGRRLALPPKVQTLVQAESLFNDATSLVLFRVAVSIAVASTAVSWQSAGGQFLLLAGGGTLIGAAVALVVSAIRRRTEDPVLETVIALVTPYAAYVLAEAAHTSGVTSVVVAGVVLGGRGDRLTNAGIRLQLHAVYGTVVFLLESVVFSLIGLALPTLISALSDEDRLWPLHAVALAATLVAVRMLWIFPLSAVVQWKGGRRASWRVPVVMSWAGTRGVVPLAAALSIPLVTDDGAALGHRPLVLVLATSVVVVTLVAQGFTLASVVRRSGIALEPDHTEREEATARCDLAEAGIRRLDELSELEAAPDVVIDRLRRSFQSRIDHAHDRLSDADHTESADHVYRQLRRDLIVVETAELQRLYDDHRISDTTRRRLQRSLDLEEARLAGT; this is encoded by the coding sequence ATGCGCGGTGTGGGTACGGTTCTGATTCTCGTGGTGCTCGCCACCGTCGTGGCCACCGGAGCCCGCCGCTGGCGTATCCCCGCACCCTCCCTGCTCGTCGTCGCGGGCCTCGTCGTCGCGCTGCTGCCCGGAACGCCGGAGATCCGTGTCACTCCCGAGATCATCGGGCTGGTGGTGCTGCCGCCGCTGCTGTACGCCAGCGCCGAGGAGCTCTCCCTGCGCGAGCTGCGCGCGGTCTGGAAGCCGGTCAGCATCCTCGCGGTCGGCCTGGTCCTGGCCTCGGCGGCGGCCGTCGGCGCGGTCGCATGTCTGCTCACCCCGCTGACCTGGCAGCTGGCCCTGGTGCTGGGTGCGGTGCTGGCCAGCACCGATCCCGTGGCCGTCACCGCGCTCGGCAGGCGGCTGGCGCTGCCGCCGAAGGTGCAGACCCTGGTACAGGCGGAGAGCCTGTTCAACGACGCCACCTCCCTGGTGCTCTTCCGGGTCGCGGTCAGCATCGCCGTCGCGTCCACGGCAGTGTCCTGGCAGAGCGCCGGCGGCCAGTTCCTGCTCCTGGCCGGTGGCGGCACCCTCATCGGAGCCGCGGTCGCCCTGGTGGTGTCGGCGATCCGGCGGCGGACCGAGGACCCGGTGCTGGAAACGGTGATCGCACTCGTGACCCCGTACGCCGCCTACGTCCTCGCCGAGGCGGCCCACACCTCCGGCGTGACCTCCGTGGTGGTCGCCGGAGTCGTCCTCGGCGGACGGGGCGACCGGCTGACCAACGCGGGCATCCGCCTCCAGTTGCACGCTGTCTACGGCACCGTGGTGTTCCTGCTGGAGAGCGTCGTCTTCAGTCTCATCGGCCTGGCTCTGCCCACCCTCATCTCCGCGCTGTCCGACGAGGACCGGCTGTGGCCGCTGCACGCGGTCGCCCTGGCCGCGACGCTCGTCGCCGTACGGATGCTGTGGATCTTCCCGCTCTCGGCCGTCGTCCAGTGGAAAGGCGGCCGGCGAGCCTCGTGGCGGGTGCCGGTGGTGATGTCCTGGGCGGGCACCCGGGGCGTCGTACCGCTGGCGGCCGCGCTGTCCATCCCCCTCGTCACGGACGACGGAGCCGCGCTCGGCCACCGCCCCCTGGTTCTCGTCCTGGCCACCTCGGTCGTCGTCGTGACCCTCGTGGCGCAGGGCTTCACCCTCGCCTCGGTCGTCCGGCGCTCCGGGATCGCTCTCGAACCCGACCACACCGAACGGGAGGAGGCCACCGCCCGCTGCGATCTCGCCGAGGCGGGCATCCGCCGCCTGGACGAACTGTCCGAACTCGAAGCCGCCCCCGACGTGGTGATAGACCGTCTCCGCCGCAGCTTCCAGTCCCGTATCGACCACGCCCACGACCGTCTCAGCGACGCCGATCACACCGAATCCGCCGACCACGTCTACCGCCAGCTGCGCCGCGACCTGATCGTGGTGGAGACCGCCGAGCTCCAGCGCCTCTACGACGACCACCGGATCAGTGACACCACCCGCCGTCGGTTGCAGCGTTCGCTGGACCTCGAGGAGGCCCGTCTCGCGGGCACCTGA
- the kdpF gene encoding K(+)-transporting ATPase subunit F, whose translation MSVENIVGLVVAAGLLGYLVLALIFPEKF comes from the coding sequence GTGAGCGTTGAGAACATCGTCGGCCTCGTCGTCGCCGCGGGCCTGCTGGGGTACCTGGTGCTGGCTCTCATCTTCCCGGAGAAGTTCTAG
- the kdpA gene encoding potassium-transporting ATPase subunit KdpA produces the protein MNDTLAGWLQILALVGALALTYRPLGDYMAHVLTTTKHLRVERGIYKLGGVDADADQRWSVYLRSVLAFSAVSVVFLYGFQRLQNHLLLSIGFPPVKADQAFNTAASFVTNTNWQSYSGEVTMGHLVQMMGLAVQNFVSAAVGIAVVAALIRGFTRRRTDRVGNFWVDLTRIVVRLLVPMAFVFALVLVAAGAIQNFHGIHDIATLAGDHQSLTGGPAASQEAIKELGTNGGGFYNANSAHPFENPNAFTNLLEIYLLLVISFLLPRTFGRMVGDNRQGYAILAVMALIWAGSVAIVTANELHSVSSSAGHAAGGMMEGKEQRFGIWASALFAVSTTLTSTGAVNSFHDSFTPGGGGMTIFNMMLGEIAPGGTGSGLYGILILAIIAVFVAGLMVGRTPEYLGKKLGAREMKFASLYILTTPAVVLVGTGFAMALPGERASMLNSGAHGFSEVLYAFTSAANNNGSAFAGISVNTEWYNTALGLAMLFGRFLPMIFVLALAGSLAQQRPVPVTAGTLPTHRPQFVGLLVGVILIVVGLTYFPALALGPIAEGLH, from the coding sequence GTGAACGACACTCTCGCCGGATGGCTCCAGATCCTCGCCCTGGTCGGGGCGCTGGCCCTCACCTACCGCCCGCTGGGCGACTACATGGCCCATGTCCTCACCACCACCAAACACCTGAGGGTGGAGCGCGGTATCTACAAGCTCGGCGGGGTGGACGCTGACGCAGACCAGCGGTGGTCGGTCTACCTCCGCAGCGTCCTGGCCTTCTCCGCCGTTTCCGTCGTCTTCCTCTACGGCTTCCAGCGGCTGCAGAACCACCTGCTGCTCTCGATCGGCTTCCCACCGGTCAAGGCGGACCAGGCGTTCAACACCGCGGCGTCCTTCGTCACCAACACGAACTGGCAGTCGTACTCCGGTGAAGTGACGATGGGGCACCTGGTCCAGATGATGGGCCTGGCGGTGCAGAACTTCGTCTCCGCCGCGGTGGGCATCGCGGTCGTCGCCGCGCTGATCCGCGGCTTCACCCGCAGGAGGACCGACCGGGTCGGCAACTTCTGGGTGGACCTGACGCGCATTGTCGTACGCCTCCTGGTTCCGATGGCGTTCGTCTTCGCGCTGGTCCTGGTCGCGGCCGGCGCCATCCAGAACTTCCACGGGATCCACGACATCGCCACGCTGGCGGGCGACCACCAGTCACTCACGGGTGGACCGGCGGCCTCGCAGGAGGCCATCAAGGAGCTGGGCACCAACGGCGGCGGCTTCTACAACGCCAACTCCGCTCACCCCTTCGAGAACCCCAACGCGTTCACGAACCTGCTGGAGATCTACCTCCTGCTGGTGATCTCGTTCTTGCTGCCGCGCACCTTCGGCAGGATGGTCGGTGACAACCGCCAGGGCTACGCGATCCTCGCGGTCATGGCCCTGATCTGGGCGGGCTCCGTCGCGATCGTGACGGCCAACGAGCTGCACAGCGTCAGCAGCAGCGCCGGGCACGCGGCCGGCGGGATGATGGAGGGCAAGGAACAGCGGTTCGGGATCTGGGCGTCGGCGCTCTTCGCGGTGTCGACCACGCTCACCTCGACCGGCGCCGTCAACTCCTTCCACGACTCGTTCACGCCCGGCGGCGGCGGTATGACGATCTTCAACATGATGCTGGGCGAGATCGCACCCGGTGGCACCGGCTCCGGCCTCTACGGCATCCTGATCCTCGCGATCATCGCCGTCTTCGTCGCCGGACTGATGGTCGGCCGCACCCCGGAGTACCTGGGCAAGAAGCTCGGCGCCCGCGAGATGAAGTTCGCTTCGCTGTACATCCTCACCACCCCGGCGGTCGTACTGGTGGGCACCGGGTTCGCGATGGCGCTGCCGGGGGAGCGGGCCTCGATGCTCAACTCCGGCGCACACGGGTTCTCCGAGGTCCTGTATGCGTTCACCTCGGCCGCGAACAACAACGGGTCGGCGTTCGCGGGCATCAGCGTCAACACCGAGTGGTACAACACCGCCCTCGGCCTGGCGATGCTCTTCGGCCGCTTCCTACCGATGATCTTCGTGCTGGCGCTGGCCGGGTCGCTGGCCCAACAGCGGCCCGTGCCCGTCACCGCGGGCACCCTGCCGACCCACCGGCCGCAGTTCGTCGGCCTGCTGGTCGGCGTGATCCTCATCGTCGTCGGTCTCACCTACTTCCCCGCGCTCGCGCTGGGCCCGATCGCGGAAGGTCTGCACTGA
- the kdpB gene encoding potassium-transporting ATPase subunit KdpB, which translates to MSLTTARPPASPGGPPPASQGPHRVSGGLLDPQQMLKAVPDALRKLDPRTLVRNPVMFVVGVGAVLTTLSAIKDPSVFAWVITVWLWLTTIFANLAEAVAEGRGKAQAETLRRTKTETVARRLDGWQPRSQTAKEASVPAAELRLGDHVVVEAGQIIPGDGDVVEGIASVDESAITGESAPVIRESGGDRSAVTGGTKVLSDRVVIKITSKPGETFIDRMIALVEGASRQKTPNEIALNILLASLTIVFLLAVVTLQPMAIFANAEQSIVILVSLVVALIPTTIGALLSAIGIAGMDRLVQRNVLAMSGRAVEAAGDVNTLLLDKTGTITLGNRQAAEFLPVGGVDIEQLADAAQLSSLSDETPEGRSIVVLAKEKYGLRGRAEGELGHATFVPFTAQTRMSGVDLADRSLRKGAATAVMKWVRDNGGHPTDEVGPAVDGISSAGGTPLVVGEIVRKGDTSTARVLGVINLKDVVKEGMRERFDELRRMGIRTVMITGDNPMTAKAIAEEAGVDDFLAEATPEDKMALIKREQAGGKLVAMTGDGTNDAPALAQADVGVAMNTGTSAAKEAGNMVDLDSNPTKLIEIVEIGKQLLITRGALTTFSIANDVAKYFAIIPAMFAVAYPGLDKLNIMSLHSPQSAITSAIIFNALIIIALIPLALRGVRYRPSSAAALLNRNIMVYGLGGLVLPFIGIKVIDLIIQFIPGLR; encoded by the coding sequence ATGTCCCTCACCACCGCCAGACCACCGGCATCGCCGGGCGGCCCGCCGCCCGCCTCCCAGGGACCGCACCGCGTCTCGGGCGGTCTCCTCGATCCCCAGCAGATGCTCAAGGCCGTTCCCGACGCGCTGCGCAAGCTCGATCCGCGCACGCTGGTCCGCAACCCCGTCATGTTCGTCGTCGGCGTCGGCGCGGTCCTCACCACGCTGTCCGCGATCAAGGACCCCAGCGTCTTCGCCTGGGTGATCACCGTATGGCTCTGGCTCACCACCATCTTCGCGAACCTCGCGGAGGCCGTGGCCGAAGGACGCGGCAAGGCACAGGCCGAAACGCTGCGCCGCACCAAGACCGAGACGGTGGCGCGCCGGCTCGACGGCTGGCAGCCGCGCTCGCAGACCGCCAAGGAAGCGTCGGTCCCCGCCGCCGAACTGCGGCTCGGCGACCATGTGGTGGTCGAAGCCGGTCAGATCATCCCGGGCGACGGCGATGTCGTCGAAGGCATCGCCTCCGTCGACGAGTCGGCCATCACCGGTGAGTCGGCCCCGGTCATCCGGGAGTCCGGCGGTGACCGCAGCGCGGTGACCGGTGGCACGAAGGTGCTCTCCGACCGCGTCGTCATCAAGATCACCTCCAAGCCCGGTGAGACGTTCATCGACCGGATGATCGCCCTGGTGGAAGGCGCCTCGCGGCAGAAGACGCCGAACGAGATCGCGCTGAACATCCTGCTCGCCTCGCTCACCATCGTCTTCCTGCTGGCCGTCGTCACGCTCCAGCCGATGGCGATCTTCGCGAACGCCGAGCAGTCCATCGTCATCCTGGTGTCCCTGGTGGTCGCCCTCATCCCGACCACCATCGGCGCGCTGCTGTCGGCGATCGGCATCGCGGGTATGGACCGGCTGGTGCAGCGCAACGTGCTGGCGATGTCGGGCCGTGCCGTCGAGGCCGCAGGTGACGTCAACACGCTGCTGCTCGACAAGACCGGCACCATCACCCTCGGCAACCGTCAGGCAGCCGAGTTCCTGCCGGTCGGTGGGGTGGACATCGAGCAGCTCGCCGACGCGGCACAGTTGTCCTCGCTGTCCGACGAGACGCCCGAGGGCCGCTCCATCGTCGTGCTGGCGAAGGAGAAGTACGGACTGCGCGGCCGGGCCGAAGGGGAGCTCGGGCACGCAACGTTCGTGCCGTTCACCGCACAGACGCGGATGAGCGGTGTCGACCTGGCCGACCGGTCGCTGCGCAAGGGCGCCGCCACCGCGGTGATGAAGTGGGTCCGCGACAACGGCGGCCACCCCACCGACGAGGTCGGCCCGGCCGTCGACGGCATCTCGTCGGCCGGCGGCACACCCCTGGTCGTCGGCGAGATCGTCCGGAAGGGAGACACCAGCACCGCCCGCGTGCTGGGCGTGATCAACCTCAAGGACGTCGTCAAGGAGGGCATGCGGGAGCGGTTCGACGAGCTGCGCCGGATGGGCATCCGCACGGTGATGATCACCGGTGACAACCCCATGACCGCCAAGGCGATCGCCGAGGAAGCCGGGGTGGACGACTTCCTCGCGGAGGCGACTCCCGAGGACAAGATGGCGCTGATCAAGCGGGAGCAGGCGGGCGGAAAGCTCGTCGCGATGACCGGTGACGGCACCAACGACGCTCCCGCACTCGCCCAGGCGGACGTGGGCGTGGCCATGAACACCGGTACCTCGGCCGCCAAGGAGGCCGGGAACATGGTGGACCTGGACTCCAACCCCACCAAGCTCATCGAGATCGTGGAGATCGGCAAGCAGTTGCTGATCACCCGTGGCGCGCTGACGACGTTCTCCATCGCCAACGACGTCGCGAAGTACTTCGCGATCATCCCCGCCATGTTCGCCGTCGCGTACCCCGGCCTGGACAAGCTCAACATCATGAGCCTGCACAGCCCGCAGTCCGCGATCACCTCGGCGATCATCTTCAACGCGCTGATCATCATCGCGCTGATCCCGCTCGCGCTGCGAGGCGTCCGCTACCGCCCGTCCTCGGCCGCGGCCCTGCTCAACCGCAACATCATGGTCTACGGACTCGGCGGGCTCGTCCTCCCGTTCATCGGCATCAAAGTCATCGACCTGATCATCCAGTTCATCCCCGGACTGCGCTGA
- the kdpC gene encoding K(+)-transporting ATPase subunit C gives MSKLFPAAVRQHLTALRMLLLLTVVTGIIYPLAVTGIAQAVFPGQANGSEVRQNGKVVGSSLLGQTFDLPKKNPDDADEAALPDPKWFQPRPSAGGYDPKASGASNLGPNNEDLIKAIEQRRKDVAAFDGVAPDQVPVDALTASGSGLDPHISKAYADEQVARVARARNLPVDTVRQLVADHVQGRNAGFMGQERVNIVQLNLALADLAR, from the coding sequence ATGTCCAAGCTCTTCCCGGCCGCAGTCCGCCAGCACCTGACGGCGCTGCGCATGCTGCTCCTGCTGACCGTCGTCACCGGCATCATCTATCCGCTGGCGGTCACCGGCATCGCCCAGGCCGTGTTCCCCGGCCAGGCCAACGGCTCCGAGGTGCGGCAGAACGGCAAGGTCGTCGGTTCCAGCCTGCTGGGTCAGACCTTCGACCTCCCCAAGAAGAACCCCGACGACGCGGACGAGGCGGCGCTGCCCGACCCCAAGTGGTTCCAGCCCCGGCCCTCCGCCGGCGGCTACGACCCGAAGGCGTCCGGCGCCTCCAACCTCGGCCCGAACAACGAGGACCTGATCAAGGCGATCGAGCAGCGGCGCAAGGACGTCGCAGCCTTCGACGGCGTCGCACCGGACCAGGTTCCGGTGGACGCCCTGACCGCGAGTGGTTCGGGTCTCGACCCGCACATCTCCAAGGCCTACGCCGATGAGCAGGTCGCACGGGTCGCCAGGGCCCGGAACCTGCCGGTGGACACGGTCCGCCAGCTGGTCGCTGACCACGTCCAGGGACGCAACGCCGGCTTCATGGGTCAGGAACGCGTCAATATCGTCCAGCTGAACCTTGCCCTGGCCGATCTCGCCCGATGA